The Triticum aestivum cultivar Chinese Spring chromosome 3A, IWGSC CS RefSeq v2.1, whole genome shotgun sequence genome includes a region encoding these proteins:
- the LOC123060587 gene encoding phosphoribosylaminoimidazole carboxylase, chloroplastic isoform X2 produces the protein MHARLLSAPSRAAAASTSSSTPSAGCRPSWKPRPPSRSSASLPPLSLLRAGASMEPASTEGQSDPPVHGVSDRVVGVLGGGQLGKMLCQAASQMGIKVAILDPLKDCPANSVCHEHVVGSFNDGDAVREFAKRCDVLTFEIEHVDAVTLEKLEKQGVVCEPKASTIMIIQDKYRQKDHFSKFGIPLTDFVEVDTLSSIEKAGEMFGYPLMVKSKRLAYDGRGNAVAHDKNELSSVVSSLGGFEHGLYVERWTTFAKELSVIVARSRDGSTVCYPVVETIHKDNICHVVEAPAEIPEKMKKLAASVAEKAVKSLEGAGVFAVELFLTNDNQVLLNEVAPRPHNSGHHTIEACYTSQYEQHLRAILGLPLGDPAMKAPTAIMYNILGEDEGDSGFVLAHQLIKRALNIPGASVHWYAKPEIRKQRKMGHITIVGPSLFSVKEHLNKLLQRDTDGQKKVRPRAAVIMGSDSDLPIMKDAAAVLEKFNIPFELTVVSAHRTAERMYAYASSAKERGLEVIIAGAGGAAHLPGMVASLTTLPVIGVPIWTKSLQGMDSLLSIVQMPKGIPVATVAIGNAENAGLLAVRMLASRDPELSDRVNEYQQDLEDSVLVKARLLEELGSDKYLQQYKQP, from the exons ATGCACGCCCGGCTGCTCAGCGCtccgtcccgcgccgccgccgcctccacctcctcctccaccccctccGCCGGCTGCCGCCCCTCCTGGAAGCCGCGGCCGCCAAGCCGGAGCTCCGCCTCGCTGCCGCCTCTCTCGCTGTTGCGCGCCGGCGCATCCATGGAGCCCGCTTCGACCGAGGG GCAGAGCGACCCGCCTGTGCATGGCGTGTCCGATAGGGTCGTCGGGGTGCTGGGGGGCGGCCAGTTGGGGAAGATGCTGTGCCAGGCGGCCAGTCAGATGGGGATCAAAGTGGCCATCCTGGACCCCCTCAAGGACTGTCCTGCAAACTCCGTCTGTCACGAGCATGTCGTGGGGAGCTTCAATGATGGTGACGCGGTCCGCGAGTTTGCGAAGAG GTGTGATGTTCTAACTTTTGAAATTGAGCATGTCGATGCTGTGACACTTGAGAAGCTTGAAAAACAGGGTGTTGTTTGTGAACCCAAAGCCTCTACCATCATGATTATTCAG GACAAGTACAGGCAAAAAGACCATTTCTCAAAATTTGGAATTCCGTTAACTGACTTTGTTGAA GTAGATACTTTGAGTAGTATAGAGAAAGCTGGGGAAATGTTTGGCTACCCTCTAATGGTAAAAAGCAAAAGATTGGCATATGACGGTCGTGGGAATGCTGTTGCGCATGATAAAAATGAGCTATCTTCTGTTGTTTCTT CGCTGGGTGGGTTTGAACATGGCTTGTATGTTGAGAGGTGGACAACATTTGCAAAG GAGCTTTCTGTAATTGTGGCAAGGAGCAGAGATGGCTCTACGGTTTGTTATCCTGTCGTTGAAACCATTCATAA GGATAACATCTGTCATGTTGTTGAAGCTCCTGCTGAGATACCCGAGAAAATGAAGAAGTTAGCTGCCAGTGTAGCTGAAAAAGCTGTCAAGTCATTAGAAGGTGCTGGTGTTTTTGCTGTCGAACTATTTTTAACAAATGACAATCAG GTTTTATTGAACGAAGTAGCCCCTAGGCCTCACAATAGTGGACACCATACAATTGAGGCTTGTTACACTTCACAATATGAGCAACACTTACGTGCTATTCTTGGACTTCCTCTTGGTGATCCTGCAATGAAAGCACCCACAGCAATAATGTACAACATCCTGGGCGAGGATGAG GGCGATTCAGGATTTGTTTTAGCCCATCAGCTGATTAAGAGGGCGTTAAATATTCCAGGTGCATCAGTCCATTGGTATGCAAAGCCAG AGATTCGGAAGCAAAGAAAGATGGGTCATATTACTATTGTGGGGCCTTCTTTGTTCAGTGTAAAAGAACATTTGAACAAGTTGCTGCAAAGGGACACAGATGGCCAGAAGAAAG TTAGACCTCGCGCTGCGGTTATAATGGGTTCGGATTCAGATCTTCCCATAATGAAAGATGCTGCAGCAGTACTGGAGAAATTCAACATACCTTTTGAG CTTACAGTTGTTTCGGCACATCGTACAGCAGAGAGGATGTACGCTTATGCATCGTCTGCTAAGGAAAGGGGCTTAGAGGTCATTATTGCAGGCGCAGGCGGAGCAGCTCACTTACCAG GGATGGTGGCTTCATTGACCACTCTACCTGTAATTGGAGTCCCCATCTGGACGAAGTCATTACAGGGAATGGATTCCCTCCTATCTATTGTGCAG ATGCCGAAAGGTATTCCTGTTGCTACTGTTGCAATTGGAAATGCTGAAAATGCAGGCTTGTTGGCAGTTCGGATGCTTGCCTCAAGAGATCCTGAGTTGTCGGACAG GGTAAATGAATACCAGCAAGATCTGGAAGACAGTGTGTTGGTCAAAGCAAGATTGCTTGAGGAATTAGGTTCAGACAAATATCTGCAGCAATATAAGCAGCCTTGA
- the LOC123060587 gene encoding phosphoribosylaminoimidazole carboxylase, chloroplastic isoform X1, producing MHARLLSAPSRAAAASTSSSTPSAGCRPSWKPRPPSRSSASLPPLSLLRAGASMEPASTEGQSDPPVHGVSDRVVGVLGGGQLGKMLCQAASQMGIKVAILDPLKDCPANSVCHEHVVGSFNDGDAVREFAKRCDVLTFEIEHVDAVTLEKLEKQGVVCEPKASTIMIIQDKYRQKDHFSKFGIPLTDFVEVDTLSSIEKAGEMFGYPLMVKSKRLAYDGRGNAVAHDKNELSSVVSSLGGFEHGLYVERWTTFAKELSVIVARSRDGSTVCYPVVETIHKDNICHVVEAPAEIPEKMKKLAASVAEKAVKSLEGAGVFAVELFLTNDNQVLLNEVAPRPHNSGHHTIEACYTSQYEQHLRAILGLPLGDPAMKAPTAIMYNILGEDEGDSGFVLAHQLIKRALNIPGASVHWYAKPEIRKQRKMGHITIVGPSLFSVKEHLNKLLQRDTDGQKKVRPRAAVIMGSDSDLPIMKDAAAVLEKFNIPFELTVVSAHRTAERMYAYASSAKERGLEVIIAGAGGAAHLPGMVASLTTLPVIGVPIWTKSLQGMDSLLSIVQMPKGIPVATVAIGNAENAGLLAVRMLASRDPELSDSRVNEYQQDLEDSVLVKARLLEELGSDKYLQQYKQP from the exons ATGCACGCCCGGCTGCTCAGCGCtccgtcccgcgccgccgccgcctccacctcctcctccaccccctccGCCGGCTGCCGCCCCTCCTGGAAGCCGCGGCCGCCAAGCCGGAGCTCCGCCTCGCTGCCGCCTCTCTCGCTGTTGCGCGCCGGCGCATCCATGGAGCCCGCTTCGACCGAGGG GCAGAGCGACCCGCCTGTGCATGGCGTGTCCGATAGGGTCGTCGGGGTGCTGGGGGGCGGCCAGTTGGGGAAGATGCTGTGCCAGGCGGCCAGTCAGATGGGGATCAAAGTGGCCATCCTGGACCCCCTCAAGGACTGTCCTGCAAACTCCGTCTGTCACGAGCATGTCGTGGGGAGCTTCAATGATGGTGACGCGGTCCGCGAGTTTGCGAAGAG GTGTGATGTTCTAACTTTTGAAATTGAGCATGTCGATGCTGTGACACTTGAGAAGCTTGAAAAACAGGGTGTTGTTTGTGAACCCAAAGCCTCTACCATCATGATTATTCAG GACAAGTACAGGCAAAAAGACCATTTCTCAAAATTTGGAATTCCGTTAACTGACTTTGTTGAA GTAGATACTTTGAGTAGTATAGAGAAAGCTGGGGAAATGTTTGGCTACCCTCTAATGGTAAAAAGCAAAAGATTGGCATATGACGGTCGTGGGAATGCTGTTGCGCATGATAAAAATGAGCTATCTTCTGTTGTTTCTT CGCTGGGTGGGTTTGAACATGGCTTGTATGTTGAGAGGTGGACAACATTTGCAAAG GAGCTTTCTGTAATTGTGGCAAGGAGCAGAGATGGCTCTACGGTTTGTTATCCTGTCGTTGAAACCATTCATAA GGATAACATCTGTCATGTTGTTGAAGCTCCTGCTGAGATACCCGAGAAAATGAAGAAGTTAGCTGCCAGTGTAGCTGAAAAAGCTGTCAAGTCATTAGAAGGTGCTGGTGTTTTTGCTGTCGAACTATTTTTAACAAATGACAATCAG GTTTTATTGAACGAAGTAGCCCCTAGGCCTCACAATAGTGGACACCATACAATTGAGGCTTGTTACACTTCACAATATGAGCAACACTTACGTGCTATTCTTGGACTTCCTCTTGGTGATCCTGCAATGAAAGCACCCACAGCAATAATGTACAACATCCTGGGCGAGGATGAG GGCGATTCAGGATTTGTTTTAGCCCATCAGCTGATTAAGAGGGCGTTAAATATTCCAGGTGCATCAGTCCATTGGTATGCAAAGCCAG AGATTCGGAAGCAAAGAAAGATGGGTCATATTACTATTGTGGGGCCTTCTTTGTTCAGTGTAAAAGAACATTTGAACAAGTTGCTGCAAAGGGACACAGATGGCCAGAAGAAAG TTAGACCTCGCGCTGCGGTTATAATGGGTTCGGATTCAGATCTTCCCATAATGAAAGATGCTGCAGCAGTACTGGAGAAATTCAACATACCTTTTGAG CTTACAGTTGTTTCGGCACATCGTACAGCAGAGAGGATGTACGCTTATGCATCGTCTGCTAAGGAAAGGGGCTTAGAGGTCATTATTGCAGGCGCAGGCGGAGCAGCTCACTTACCAG GGATGGTGGCTTCATTGACCACTCTACCTGTAATTGGAGTCCCCATCTGGACGAAGTCATTACAGGGAATGGATTCCCTCCTATCTATTGTGCAG ATGCCGAAAGGTATTCCTGTTGCTACTGTTGCAATTGGAAATGCTGAAAATGCAGGCTTGTTGGCAGTTCGGATGCTTGCCTCAAGAGATCCTGAGTTGTCGGACAG CAGGGTAAATGAATACCAGCAAGATCTGGAAGACAGTGTGTTGGTCAAAGCAAGATTGCTTGAGGAATTAGGTTCAGACAAATATCTGCAGCAATATAAGCAGCCTTGA